A window of Ranitomeya variabilis isolate aRanVar5 chromosome 2, aRanVar5.hap1, whole genome shotgun sequence contains these coding sequences:
- the LOC143803986 gene encoding uncharacterized protein LOC143803986: MADRRHADTGVTRRLWDEVCRNLFPRRESLHPQQQSKLVGKIRKRWRSLRDRFKREFNDEMKAPSGSAGRKRSKYKYGQALSFLRRTMLSRVTFSSHRAPASSSAPSGAIPPESATEGHVGRPHTSVPSSDPSSDPSVPSTSSVPSSGALLQPSLLASDAEQIAFPLPHPSDPATSTPPLGSWRQRQRGQEKSYAPEFLHLNASFQGSFKILGEQVTAGFNMDHGETIF; the protein is encoded by the exons atggctgaccgcaggcatgctgataccggtgtcacccgtcggctctgggacgaagtgtgtcgcaacctgtttccaaggcgggagagccttcatcctcagcagcagagcaaactag ttggaaagattaggaagcggtggcggtcactgagggatcgctttaagagggaattcaatgatgagatgaaggccccgagtggctctgcaggaaggaagaggagcaaatataaatatggccaggccctctccttcctgaggcgaaccatgctaagcagagt caccttctccagccaccgggcgcctgcatcttcctctgcgccctctggagcgatccctcctgagtccgccactgagggccacgtcggtaggccccacacctctgtcccctcctctgacccctcctctgacccctctgtcccctccacttcatccgtcccaagcagtggagcattattgcagccttcattgctcgcatctgatgctgaacagatagcgtttcctttaccccacccctctgatcctgccacctcgacaccaccattaggttcgtggcggcagcgacagaggggtcaggaaaagagctatgctcctgagttcttgcacctgaatgcatccttccaaggctctttcaaaattttgggagagcaagtgactgctggtttcaacatg GACCATGGAGAAActatcttttga